The sequence aaaactagagttcccagcaTTTTGGGGGAGGGTCCTTTAAGCATatggtgtgtgtacacagccagaggGTTGTGCCACACTTTGAAAGAGCTTAGTGCTTTTGCTTCACAACTTCACTGGCAGAATTATTGCATTTCTATACATTCTATTAAATGCTTATTTACTGAAGTCACCTGAAATGATAACCTGTCAGGAGGTAAGAGAAGAGAAAACAAGAACTTTTGGCTCCTGCTCTCCTTGAACAGCTTCCATCCCAGCTGGTCATTAAAAGAAATTTTAACTAAAAACTGGTCTGAGTTTGCTTACTTCCTTCccccaatccattttccttttgtgttgtcttTTTAAGATTCTAAACCCAAGAACTGGGACTGTTTCATTTTTGATGATCTGGGAACAGCAGGGTAAAAACACTAAATTAAGTTCAATGAAACATGGGTTCTAGATAAATCTCATGGAACATAATGAAATCGTGCATGCATTCACACCTTAGCCAAGGAGAAAACCTAGAATTCAAATCAGAAACAATCTAACTTTAATCCAAGTTCGCATTTGTCATTGGCTGGTATCTGTTTGCCTCCCAGAATGTAGTATTTGTATGTCAATAGGAATTCAATgacaagcaatgacaaacctagacaacatcttaaaaagcagagacatcaccttgccaaaaaggtccatatagttaaagctatggttctcccagtagtgatgcatggaattgagagctggaccataaagaaggccgattgccgaagaattgatgcttttgaattctggtgctggaggagactctggagagtcccatggactgcaagaagatcaaacctatccattctgaaggaaatcagccctgagtgctcactggaaggacagatcctgaagctgaggctccaatactttggccacctcatgggaagagaagactccctggaaaagacaggttgggaaagattcagggcacaaggagaaggggacgacagaggaggagatggttggacagtgttctcgaagctacaaacatgagtctgaccaaactgagggaggcagtggaagacaggagtgcctggcatgctctggtccatggggttacgaagagtcggacacgactaaacgcctaaacaataacaacaactctGGCCGCCGCTGCTGTTGCTGCGCGTTTTGGAGAGGAGCCTGTGGTGCTTTGTTACTTAAAAGATCAATCTACAATGGCAGACAACAGACCAAATGCTGATTCCTTGTCCCGCAGTGTGCTCAGCTGGGATCAGGTCAGTCGTCTTCATGAGGTCCTGTCCGAGGTGGTGCCAATTCACGGAAGAGGCAACTTTCCGACTGAAAATAACTCTGAAGGATATTGTCCAAACTGTTCGCCGCAGGCTAAGTGAAGCAAACATTAAGGTGCATGATGTCCGTCTGAATGGTTCCGTGGCAGGTCACGTCTTGGTCAAAGACAATGGACTGGGTTGCAAGGATCTAGACCTTATCTTCCAAGTATGTCTCCCAAGTGAGACCGAGTTCCAGTTGGTCAGAGATGTGGTTTTGCAGTCCCTCTTAAAATTCTTGCCTGAAGGTGTCAACACCGTAAAAATTAGCCCCATGACCCTTAAGGAAGCCTATATTGAGAAGCTGGTGAAAGTGTGCACCGATATTGACCGATGGAGTCTAATCTCTCTCTTCAACAAGCATGGCAGGAATGTAGAGCTCAAGTTTGTGGATCGTATAAGGCGGCAGTTTGAATTTAGCGTGGACTCTTTTCAAATAATACTAGACTCTCTGCTCTTCTTCTATGATTGCTCAGAGAACCCAATGTGCGAGCATTTCCACCCAACTGTGATTGGAGAAAGCATGTATGGTGACTTTGAGGCAGTCTTGGATCACCTGAAGAACAGGCTGATAGCCACCAAGAACCCTGAGGAGATCCGAGGAGGAGGGCTCTTGAAGTACAGCAATTTGCTTGTGAGGGACTTCAAGCCCATGGACAAAGAGGAGATAAAAACCCTAGAGCGTTACATGTGTTCTAGGTTCTTCATAGACTTCCCAGACATTCTAGAACAGAAGCGCAAGTTGGAGACATACCTCCTGAACCACTTTGCCGAAGAGGACAGAAGCAAATATGACTACCTGATGACCTTGCGCGAAGTAGTCAACGAGAGTACGGTGTGCCTCATGGGACATGAGCGAAGGCAGATACTGAACCTCATCTCGCTTCTGGCACTCAGAGTGCTGGTAGAGCAAAACCTCATCCCCAATGCCACCAATGTCACCTGCTATTACCAGCCAGCTCCATATACCAGTGATGCAAACTTCAGCAGCTACTACGTTGCAGATACATACGGCCAGTCTCATCCCACCTGGCTCCCTTGTAACTGATTTTGAGCTTCCTATTTTTCAAAGCCCCCCTCACCAACTAGGTCTCACACCAATCAAACGGCTCCTGGTTCTCTTTCCTCATTCCTTGAGTAGCCTTGGTCAACCCATGGAGTGGCCCTCATCTTTCCTAGTTTCcttgcctctcctctcctctcccagggTGAACTGTCCTAATGCTGTTCCCCAAACCTTCTTAAAACTGAAGATAGAAAGATGCTGTTGGGACAAAGCCAGAGTAGTAGTAACTGCTCGATTGCTTCCATGCCATGTTGTCTTCTGAAGTTTGAATCAAGTTATCTTTGCAAATAATGAGGATTAGGCTGATATGACTATGGAAGATCATAGCTACAGTCCTGTATGTCATTAGGCTGTTCAAAGTCAACAGGACTGAAGCAGCTTCTGAACTGTATGCAGGACTGAAGCCATTTTCTTTCCCCTCAGAAAGTCTTAAATTAGCAGTTGACTCATTGCTGCTGTAGCAGGACCAAAGGATGAATTTCAGTTTGGAGAGTATAAGGACGTCTGGCAAAACTGTCCCTTTTAGTTTAAAGAAATTAAGGCTATCCTAAATTACATGATGCAGGAATTCTAAGAACCCAAgtcaagcttttttaaaaaaaaaagcaaagtacTAGAAAATATATGGTAATTATGAAACTTAAGTTTAATATATTATTTTCCACTGATGCTTGGACTGACCTGCCAGGGAAATGTGGAATGCTCCTGCCCCCAGAGTTCAGCTGAAActtcattaattattatttttaaaagaatcatttatttaaaattgaTATTTTTGGCCAAAGGTCAGTTGTGCGCCCCCCCCTGCAAGCCTCAAAGTATATAATTGGGTGCGTTCTCACATGTGGTGTTTAAAGAGCCTGCCTTTAAGAAAGGATCCTGCAAAGAAGTCCTGTTAAAAGGGAACATGGTATAGAcccagaaaaaaatggaaaaattggGGGAACACATGTCCCTCCCCCCAACCCTGGCCTTCACATTGGTAGTGCAAAAGATAAGTATTATGGTTGGCAATGTTAATTTGCACTCCAGTTAAAGGAATCCATGTTCTGATGAACTGTCACAGGTATGGGAAATGCAAATAGTGGGTCCCAGCAGAAGTCTTGAAATTTGTCTATCAAATTCGAAAGGCAGtgaaagaaaaacaaccacctcTTCGTCTGTCCACAGTGTTCCTATAGTCGAAAGGCCGGCCACCTACTTAATGGGCGAGCTTTCTGTACATTTTCCCCAAAAGGAAACTAAGCTAAGGTTAAGCGTGGGATCGTGATAGAAATATTTACCTGGGAAACGCACTGTGTTTGGATGGCATCGAGTTAATGTGGAATAGTACTTGGCCCCCTTCTCATTTAATTGTTCAAAACAAGAGGGCAGAGGGTTTTCTTACTCTTAGTGTTTATCTCTGTGTTGCAGAAGTAGCAGCACTATCTGTAGCAATGCAGATGTCACCGGCTGTTCGAAAGCAGCAGCACCTTGAGTGAAGTAGCAGTTGAACAAAACGGATAAGCGGGGAAGTATAGGGCTTGTGATTTGAGTGCCAAGGACTTGTCAATTTCAATTGCTTTGGGCCATTCTACACATTTTTTGCTGAGTAATTTCAGACTGCCTGAATGTTTCTTGGCTGTGCTCTTCTGCCTATACATTGATCTGCCTGTAGAGTAAGGCACATACTTACTCTTGATGTAAAGACTACAAACTGCAGGATTCCTTCCTTTCACAT comes from Podarcis raffonei isolate rPodRaf1 chromosome 2, rPodRaf1.pri, whole genome shotgun sequence and encodes:
- the LOC128409098 gene encoding LOW QUALITY PROTEIN: terminal nucleotidyltransferase 5C-like (The sequence of the model RefSeq protein was modified relative to this genomic sequence to represent the inferred CDS: inserted 2 bases in 1 codon) — encoded protein: MADNRPNADSLSRSVLSWDQVSRLHEVLSEVVPIHGRGNFPTXKITLKDIVQTVRRRLSEANIKVHDVRLNGSVAGHVLVKDNGLGCKDLDLIFQVCLPSETEFQLVRDVVLQSLLKFLPEGVNTVKISPMTLKEAYIEKLVKVCTDIDRWSLISLFNKHGRNVELKFVDRIRRQFEFSVDSFQIILDSLLFFYDCSENPMCEHFHPTVIGESMYGDFEAVLDHLKNRLIATKNPEEIRGGGLLKYSNLLVRDFKPMDKEEIKTLERYMCSRFFIDFPDILEQKRKLETYLLNHFAEEDRSKYDYLMTLREVVNESTVCLMGHERRQILNLISLLALRVLVEQNLIPNATNVTCYYQPAPYTSDANFSSYYVADTYGQSHPTWLPCN